The Candidatus Hydrogenedentota bacterium genome has a segment encoding these proteins:
- a CDS encoding MEDS domain-containing protein — MATQLDHELARLRQGDHLCPVHDNLVEQTSSAVAFIAAGLRSGDRCLYVANDSPFEELVRRFAALGVNVAQETDKGSLKILTKREVYLREGKFDARKMLDYLAECESAAVADGYAGLRFQGEMTWALDANVEGDRLIEYEAMLNEFLATHRAVIACHYLRPRFDPALIHDMLVTHPLVAIGDLVCPNPYYQPPELILRPEPMSVLDFKRKRLDWWLERLRAAMAGESERKQAMQVAREREELVQLLLDSTAEAIYGIDLHGNCMLANPTCARLLGYADPEQLNGRNMHTLIHHHRPDGRPYPEEECPIVKAMHSRQGIHVKDEVFWRADGSKFDAEYCSYPMWRGTELIGAVVTFIDITHEKKLEEQLRQAQRMDAIGQLAGGVAHDFNNLLTIITGYSELLLQSTPTDDPNWELLEEIRKAGYRSASLTRQLLAFSRKQVLAPEVLDLNDVVRDTEKMLRRVIGEDIHLATVLHPELGRVKADPGQLEQVLLNLAVNARDAMPQGGKLTIETNNVILGEDYARSHADVQPGRYVMLALSDTGIGMTEEVKRRLFEPFFTTKEAGRGTGLGLAVVHGIVKQSEGSIEVYSEPGVGTSFKIYLPRVDQAAPTGKSWAGLSSAPRGTETLLLVEDEDAVRALTRFTLQQCGYTVLEASHGEEAIRVAKNHREKIHLLVTDVVMPGMGGRILAERLLSLHPEMKVLYLSGYTDDAVVRHGILHEEVNFLQKPFSPSALAHRVREVLEN, encoded by the coding sequence ATGGCAACTCAACTGGACCACGAGTTAGCGAGACTTCGCCAAGGCGATCACCTCTGCCCGGTTCACGACAACTTGGTGGAACAGACCAGCAGCGCCGTGGCGTTCATCGCCGCCGGGTTGCGGAGTGGTGATCGCTGCCTCTATGTCGCCAACGATTCGCCGTTCGAGGAACTCGTCCGGCGATTTGCTGCCCTGGGCGTGAATGTTGCCCAAGAAACCGACAAGGGCTCGCTCAAGATCCTGACCAAACGCGAGGTCTACCTGCGAGAGGGAAAGTTCGACGCCCGCAAGATGCTCGACTACCTGGCGGAGTGCGAGTCCGCGGCGGTTGCCGACGGCTACGCTGGCTTGCGGTTCCAGGGGGAGATGACCTGGGCGCTCGACGCGAACGTGGAAGGCGATCGCCTGATCGAATATGAGGCCATGCTCAACGAGTTCCTGGCCACGCACCGGGCGGTTATCGCGTGCCACTACTTGCGGCCGCGCTTCGATCCCGCGCTCATCCATGACATGCTCGTCACCCACCCGTTAGTGGCCATCGGCGATCTGGTCTGTCCCAATCCCTACTACCAACCGCCGGAACTCATCCTCCGGCCCGAACCGATGTCGGTTTTGGATTTCAAACGGAAACGGCTCGATTGGTGGCTCGAGCGTCTGCGCGCGGCGATGGCGGGCGAGTCAGAGCGCAAGCAGGCCATGCAAGTGGCCCGTGAGCGGGAAGAACTCGTCCAGTTGCTGCTCGATTCCACGGCCGAGGCTATTTACGGAATCGACCTCCACGGCAACTGTATGTTGGCCAACCCCACGTGCGCCCGGCTCCTCGGCTATGCCGACCCCGAGCAACTGAATGGCCGGAACATGCACACCCTGATCCACCACCATCGTCCGGATGGCCGTCCGTATCCAGAGGAAGAATGCCCGATCGTTAAGGCGATGCACTCACGGCAAGGGATTCACGTCAAGGACGAGGTGTTCTGGCGCGCCGACGGGAGCAAGTTCGACGCAGAGTATTGCTCATACCCGATGTGGCGGGGCACGGAGCTAATCGGTGCGGTGGTAACATTCATCGACATCACTCACGAGAAAAAGCTGGAGGAGCAATTACGGCAGGCGCAGAGGATGGATGCCATCGGGCAGTTGGCCGGCGGCGTGGCGCACGACTTCAACAATCTGCTGACCATTATCACCGGATACAGCGAACTCTTGCTTCAATCGACCCCCACGGATGATCCCAACTGGGAGTTGCTGGAGGAGATCCGGAAGGCCGGGTATCGGTCGGCATCGTTAACTCGGCAGTTGTTGGCGTTTAGCCGGAAGCAGGTTCTGGCCCCCGAGGTGTTGGACCTGAACGACGTGGTTCGGGATACGGAGAAAATGCTTCGTCGCGTCATCGGCGAGGACATCCACTTGGCCACCGTGTTGCACCCTGAACTCGGAAGGGTGAAAGCCGATCCGGGACAACTGGAACAAGTCCTTCTCAACCTCGCGGTGAATGCCCGCGACGCTATGCCGCAAGGCGGTAAACTCACTATCGAAACCAACAACGTCATCCTTGGCGAGGACTACGCCCGGTCCCACGCGGACGTACAGCCGGGTCGGTACGTGATGTTGGCGCTCTCGGACACGGGAATCGGCATGACCGAGGAAGTCAAACGTCGCCTGTTCGAACCGTTCTTCACCACCAAGGAGGCCGGAAGGGGTACAGGTCTGGGACTGGCGGTGGTTCACGGTATCGTCAAGCAGAGCGAAGGCTCGATCGAGGTATACAGCGAACCGGGCGTGGGGACCTCGTTCAAGATCTACCTCCCGCGCGTGGATCAAGCCGCGCCGACCGGGAAGTCCTGGGCCGGCCTCAGTTCCGCCCCACGCGGGACGGAAACCCTGCTGCTGGTCGAGGACGAGGACGCTGTTCGGGCACTGACCCGCTTCACCCTGCAACAGTGCGGCTACACCGTCCTCGAAGCGAGCCACGGCGAAGAAGCCATACGAGTCGCTAAGAACCACCGGGAGAAGATTCACCTGCTCGTCACAGACGTCGTGATGCCCGGTATGGGGGGGCGAATCCTCGCCGAGCGGTTGCTGAGCCTCCATCCCGAGATGAAAGTACTCTATCTTTCTGGCTACACCGACGACGCGGTCGTTCGCCACGGCATTCTCCATGAGGAAGTGAACTTCCTGCAAAAGCCGTTTTCCCCGAGCGCACTGGCTCACAGAGTCCGGGAGGTTCTTGAGAATTGA
- a CDS encoding ATP-binding protein: MLDSIKRILLDFQESSLETGAPRRLRVEPVRGKATVLIGVRRCGKSTFLFQRIQSLLDRGVSPQNILYVNFFDDRLHSLRHESLALITEAYYALYPVKKGEEMVYCFFDEIQAVPGWEPFVDRIMRTEKCEVYLTGSSARMLSKEIATQMRGRAMSWELFPFSFQEFLDARGIGSEKALSTKTRLLVQKAFEEYWATGGFPEVIGLQESLRIKTHQEYFQAVLFRDLVERHDISHPRAVSDLAHRLVDNTGSLYSVNRLTAYLRSIGHHAPRAAVSDYLDWFEDAYFLFTVQVFDASLARRNTNPKKVYCIDHALVASVASGVLVNAGHLLENLVFTALRRVYPEIYYYKTRTGKEVDFIVPLRGGSRLLAQVCASLAEEQTRTREVAALSEAMAETGVTSGVIVTRNEESQIETRSGTINVVPAWRFLLDMPVSGL, from the coding sequence GTGCTGGACTCGATAAAGCGTATCCTTCTCGACTTCCAGGAGTCTTCACTGGAAACCGGGGCGCCCCGACGCTTGCGGGTAGAGCCGGTCCGCGGGAAGGCAACCGTGTTGATTGGGGTGCGCCGGTGTGGGAAGTCCACCTTTCTGTTTCAACGTATTCAGAGCCTGCTGGACCGCGGCGTTTCGCCTCAGAACATACTGTATGTGAATTTTTTCGACGACCGCCTTCACAGTCTACGGCATGAGAGCCTCGCCCTCATCACCGAAGCGTACTATGCGCTATACCCGGTGAAGAAGGGTGAAGAGATGGTCTACTGCTTTTTCGATGAGATACAGGCCGTTCCGGGGTGGGAACCCTTTGTTGATCGCATCATGCGCACGGAGAAATGCGAGGTCTATCTCACGGGCTCGTCGGCGAGGATGCTATCGAAGGAGATCGCGACGCAGATGCGCGGGCGCGCGATGTCCTGGGAACTATTCCCATTCTCATTCCAGGAGTTTTTGGATGCCAGGGGCATCGGCAGCGAAAAAGCCCTTTCAACGAAGACGCGGTTACTCGTCCAGAAGGCCTTTGAAGAATATTGGGCAACCGGCGGTTTTCCCGAAGTCATCGGCCTTCAGGAGAGCCTGAGGATCAAGACCCACCAGGAGTACTTCCAGGCGGTCCTGTTCCGTGACCTGGTAGAGCGACACGATATTTCGCACCCGAGGGCGGTGAGCGATCTGGCCCATCGGCTGGTGGACAACACGGGATCTCTCTACTCCGTCAACCGCCTGACAGCCTATCTGCGATCGATTGGACATCACGCGCCGCGCGCTGCCGTTTCGGATTACCTGGATTGGTTCGAGGATGCGTATTTTCTCTTCACCGTGCAGGTGTTCGACGCTTCGCTTGCGCGCCGCAACACGAATCCCAAGAAGGTCTATTGCATCGATCACGCTCTGGTTGCCTCGGTGGCGTCGGGCGTGCTTGTCAATGCCGGCCATCTATTGGAGAATCTCGTGTTTACGGCGTTACGGCGAGTGTATCCCGAGATCTACTATTACAAGACCAGGACGGGTAAGGAGGTCGATTTCATCGTTCCATTGCGCGGCGGTTCCCGGCTCCTGGCGCAGGTGTGCGCGTCGCTCGCCGAGGAGCAGACGCGAACCCGGGAAGTCGCGGCCTTGAGCGAAGCCATGGCGGAAACCGGCGTCACGTCTGGGGTCATAGTGACCCGTAATGAGGAGTCGCAAATCGAAACCCGAAGCGGTACGATCAATGTCGTGCCGGCCTGGCGTTTTCTGCTCGACATGCCCGTGTCGGGATTGTAG
- a CDS encoding threonylcarbamoyl-AMP synthase: MQRNPQRPDFTTPRPAVFLDRDGTLVEDVGVIRGADQIRLYSDTIEALRLLQEKYLLFVITNQSGIAAGEVTEEEVSRVNDHLNEILRGEGIFIREWYVCPHQREDGCACMKPGPEFVLRAQRDYRLDLGRSFVIGDHPHDTVTGNEHGVFGLYLLTGHGGRHLADLPIEKPVFHRIRDAAEWILSHPDPGRDLARQIEEGAAAIRAGGVAAFPTETVYGLGADVFQPEAVKKIFEIKGRPHYNPLIAHIADPEQLKRLATAVPEKASRLIDAFWPGPLTVVLPKRSEVPDIVTGGHNTVAVRMPAHPIALEIIRQCGSPLAAPSANRFTCTSPTTARHVRDQLGVQCPVIIDGGACRVGVESTVISFTGPVPVILRPGGLPVEEIERLIGPVAIRAATSENTSDMESPGMMPNHYAPATKLTAYVCIPATYANQPDIGLLLFKTPETTYAGAVEVLSKAGDTREAAANFFAALRRLDALGLREIIAEYAPEEGLGHAINNRLAKAAMGRVVHDEQ, from the coding sequence TTGCAGCGCAATCCACAGCGCCCCGATTTCACAACGCCCCGCCCCGCCGTCTTTTTGGACCGGGACGGAACGCTTGTCGAGGACGTCGGCGTCATTCGCGGCGCCGATCAGATCCGGCTTTATTCGGATACGATCGAAGCTTTGCGGTTACTGCAAGAAAAGTATTTGCTGTTCGTCATCACCAACCAATCCGGCATCGCTGCGGGCGAGGTGACGGAAGAAGAGGTCAGCCGGGTCAACGACCACTTGAACGAGATCTTACGGGGGGAAGGCATCTTCATTCGGGAATGGTATGTCTGCCCGCACCAGCGGGAAGACGGCTGCGCCTGCATGAAGCCCGGTCCGGAATTCGTACTGCGGGCCCAGCGGGACTATCGGCTCGATCTGGGCCGATCCTTCGTCATCGGGGACCATCCACACGACACCGTCACCGGGAACGAGCACGGCGTGTTCGGGCTGTATCTCCTGACCGGCCACGGGGGACGCCACCTCGCGGACCTGCCGATCGAGAAGCCGGTGTTCCATCGCATCCGGGACGCCGCCGAATGGATTCTGAGCCACCCCGATCCCGGGAGAGACCTGGCACGGCAGATCGAGGAAGGCGCAGCCGCCATCCGCGCCGGTGGGGTCGCCGCCTTCCCGACCGAGACGGTCTATGGGCTCGGGGCCGATGTCTTTCAGCCGGAGGCGGTGAAGAAGATCTTCGAAATCAAGGGGCGACCGCACTACAACCCGCTAATCGCACACATCGCCGATCCGGAGCAATTGAAGCGCCTCGCCACAGCGGTTCCCGAAAAGGCGTCGCGGCTTATCGACGCGTTCTGGCCCGGGCCACTTACCGTGGTGCTTCCCAAGCGCTCGGAAGTCCCGGATATCGTGACCGGCGGACACAACACGGTCGCGGTCCGCATGCCCGCCCACCCGATCGCGCTCGAAATCATACGCCAGTGCGGCTCCCCGCTGGCCGCGCCCAGCGCCAACCGCTTCACCTGCACGAGCCCAACGACCGCCCGCCATGTAAGGGACCAACTGGGCGTTCAATGCCCGGTCATCATTGACGGGGGCGCATGCCGCGTCGGCGTGGAGTCCACGGTAATCTCGTTCACGGGACCCGTCCCTGTGATCCTGCGCCCCGGAGGCCTGCCCGTCGAGGAGATCGAACGCCTGATCGGCCCGGTGGCCATCCGCGCGGCCACTTCCGAGAACACGAGCGATATGGAAAGCCCGGGGATGATGCCCAACCACTACGCCCCGGCCACGAAGCTGACCGCCTACGTGTGTATTCCTGCGACCTATGCGAATCAGCCGGATATCGGGTTGCTCCTGTTCAAGACCCCGGAAACAACCTACGCGGGCGCGGTCGAAGTGCTCAGCAAAGCCGGAGACACCCGGGAGGCGGCCGCCAACTTCTTCGCCGCGCTTCGCCGTTTGGATGCGTTGGGCCTGCGAGAGATCATCGCGGAGTATGCCCCCGAAGAGGGGCTGGGTCACGCGATTAACAACCGGCTTGCGAAGGCCGCCATGGGCAGGGTAGTACACGATGAACAATAG
- a CDS encoding MFS transporter — MNNRWVVLAAGCLMQTVLGGIYAWSTFVPYLTKAFGLTSGQCGLIFGLSILIFTSVMILAGRILVRKGPRFTALISALLFALGYLLASFSGGAFMPLLLSLGVITGCGIGFGYVCPVSVGMQWFPERKGLVTGVAVAGFGSGAIVLSSIAEYLLLSGVDVLTFFRWYGVCAGLVLFSAALLLRDPPGTRYNTANNGEKSEVFTWPFYLCSIGIFAGTFAGLLIIGNLTPIIIKTGLTERQAALAVSIFAVGNGAGRIIWGRLFDQWNYRCIPLSLGSFALAAGLLLVPLPAPARMLTVVLIGFCFGANFVLYASAISRYFGTGAFPRLYPICFMAYGVAGVIGPGLGGWLADQTGTYHTAIYICITLVALASVFTLIRLPVFYSNPRPE, encoded by the coding sequence ATGAACAATAGATGGGTCGTTCTGGCCGCGGGTTGCCTTATGCAGACCGTGTTGGGGGGTATCTATGCCTGGAGCACGTTTGTCCCATATCTGACGAAGGCTTTCGGCCTCACCTCCGGCCAATGCGGCCTGATATTCGGATTGTCGATTCTGATCTTCACTTCCGTGATGATTCTGGCCGGACGCATCCTGGTCAGAAAAGGTCCCCGTTTTACCGCGCTCATTTCGGCCCTCCTGTTCGCCCTCGGCTATCTGCTGGCGTCGTTCTCCGGCGGCGCCTTCATGCCGCTCCTCCTGAGCCTCGGCGTCATCACGGGATGCGGTATCGGCTTTGGCTATGTCTGCCCCGTTTCCGTGGGCATGCAATGGTTTCCCGAAAGAAAAGGGCTGGTAACCGGTGTGGCGGTGGCCGGGTTCGGCTCCGGAGCCATTGTCCTCTCCTCGATCGCGGAGTACCTCCTCCTCAGCGGGGTGGATGTGCTCACGTTCTTCCGCTGGTATGGCGTGTGCGCCGGGCTGGTGCTCTTTTCCGCAGCATTGCTCCTGCGCGATCCTCCGGGAACCCGCTACAACACCGCAAACAACGGCGAGAAGTCCGAGGTCTTCACCTGGCCGTTCTACCTGTGCTCGATCGGAATCTTCGCCGGAACCTTCGCCGGGTTGCTCATTATCGGCAACCTGACCCCCATCATTATCAAGACAGGGTTGACCGAACGGCAGGCCGCCCTGGCCGTCTCCATATTCGCGGTTGGAAATGGGGCGGGGCGCATCATCTGGGGCAGGCTGTTCGACCAGTGGAACTACCGCTGTATTCCCCTGTCGCTGGGAAGCTTCGCCCTGGCGGCGGGGCTGCTCCTCGTTCCGCTTCCCGCCCCGGCGCGCATGCTGACGGTCGTGCTGATCGGATTCTGTTTCGGGGCGAACTTCGTGCTCTACGCCTCCGCCATTTCACGCTACTTTGGAACGGGCGCCTTTCCACGCCTCTACCCGATCTGCTTCATGGCCTATGGCGTTGCGGGGGTGATCGGCCCGGGCCTGGGCGGATGGCTCGCCGATCAGACGGGGACCTACCACACCGCGATCTACATCTGCATCACCCTCGTAGCGCTGGCGAGCGTCTTCACGCTTATCAGACTGCCCGTTTTTTACAGCAACCCAAGGCCTGAATAG
- a CDS encoding PEP-CTERM sorting domain-containing protein, with translation MRRCLLVKVIAGLLLATGSASATLIHFEGFEDPSWVQGQPGNWKPFFSTATRVVSGTDGITSRSGGAHATLQSSLNGAGPVTDFGGWSSDFGAGFATSLDIYLDPLWDAGRAFTYRVGVNRQNGDQLRFFDWRFDAEGSELHINAAHTGDSGATGPSPEFVVSQVGWYTFENVFRNNGGSLLVDFNVYDDSDMLLYTASRGELTDDIASLVGGNRNGWLFNRTNNAVTGLAIDNTRLTGLDPIPEPATMTLLGIGLAGLTLRQRRKSKEGSSA, from the coding sequence ATGAGAAGATGTTTGTTGGTTAAGGTGATTGCGGGACTTTTGTTGGCAACCGGGAGCGCTTCGGCCACCCTGATCCACTTCGAGGGTTTCGAGGATCCCAGTTGGGTGCAGGGCCAGCCGGGGAACTGGAAGCCCTTCTTCAGCACGGCGACCCGCGTGGTATCCGGCACGGACGGGATAACCTCCCGGAGCGGCGGAGCCCACGCCACATTGCAGTCATCGCTGAACGGTGCGGGGCCGGTCACCGATTTCGGCGGCTGGTCGAGCGATTTCGGGGCGGGCTTCGCCACTTCGCTCGACATTTACCTGGATCCCCTTTGGGATGCGGGACGGGCCTTTACCTACCGGGTGGGTGTGAACCGCCAAAATGGCGACCAACTGCGCTTTTTCGACTGGCGCTTCGACGCGGAGGGCTCGGAACTGCACATTAACGCCGCGCATACCGGCGACTCCGGGGCGACGGGCCCGAGTCCGGAATTCGTTGTATCACAAGTTGGCTGGTACACCTTTGAAAACGTATTCCGGAATAACGGGGGAAGCCTGCTGGTGGATTTTAATGTTTATGATGATAGTGATATGTTGCTCTATACGGCGTCCCGCGGCGAGCTTACCGACGATATAGCGAGCCTGGTGGGCGGCAACCGGAACGGCTGGCTCTTCAACAGGACGAATAATGCCGTCACCGGCCTCGCGATCGACAACACGAGGCTTACCGGCCTCGATCCCATTCCAGAGCCGGCCACGATGACCTTGCTGGGTATCGGGCTGGCGGGCCTGACGCTGCGCCAGCGCCGCAAGAGCAAAGAGGGCTCAAGCGCGTGA